Part of the Scyliorhinus canicula chromosome 13, sScyCan1.1, whole genome shotgun sequence genome, AATGATTTGTCATACACTTTGCACGTAAATGGtgtctcccctgtgtgaatgcatTGGTGTGCGTGGAGGGTCGCTGATTCCGTGAAAGATTCATCATATACTACCTTGCACATGAATAGTTTCTCCTCTGTGTGGACTGTCTGATGAACCAGGACACTTTGTGAAGGCTTTGTCACACACCACGCACTTGAACGGTTTCTCACCAGTATGAATGCGTCGGTGTTGCACAAGTGTTGATGATTGTGTGAAGGATTTTTTACATACCTCACATGTGAATGGTTTCTCACGAGTATGAATGCGTTGGTGTTGCACAAGTGTTGATGGCCGTGTGAAGGATTGGTCACACATCTCACACTTAAAGGGCTTCACCCCTGTGTGAATCCTCTGATGCCTCAGGAGATCAGAGGATTGAGGGAAAGCCATCTCACAAACATCACATCTGAAGGGTTGTTCCCCGGTGTGATTCCTTTGGTGTTTCAGGAGGCTCCAAGATGCCGTATAAGCTTTATTGCAAACCTCACATttgaagggtttctcccctgtgtgaattctctggtgtatCAGGAGGCTGAAAGACCTCACAAAAGTTTTACTGCAAACCTCACACTTGAAGTATTTCTCTCCTGTGTGGATTGCCTGATGTCGCTGGAGAATCCTTAACTGTGTGAAGGATTTATCACACACCTCATACTTGGTTGTTtgctcccctgtgtgaatgcttTGGTGTGAACGGAGATTCATTAACCACAAGAATGACTTCTCACGCACCTTgcacgtgaatggtttctccccagtgtgaatgcgttggtgctCCCGCAGAGTTGACGAAAGCAAGAAGGATGTGTCACACATATCacacgtgaatggtttctccccagtgtgaatatgtTGCTGTCTGCAGAGGTGCGATGACTCAGAGAATGATTTGTTGCACACTTTGCATATGAATGGTTTCTCGCCTGGGTGAATGCTTGATGTTTGTGGAGAATCGATGTATCCGAGAACGATTTGTTACATACtttgcaggtgaatggtttctacCCTGTGTGAAGACGGTGAATGAGGAGTTGTATTGATATGGACAATGATTTGCAACATAACTCACAGGAGAATGAtgtctcccctgtgtgaatgtgttggtgtGCACGGAGGCTCGTCAGTTGTGAGAATGATTTGCTGCACACGTTGCAAGGGAATTGTTATTCtcctgtgtgaatgcgttggtgtgcACGGAGGGTTGATGGCACCGAGAATGATTTATTGCACAGTTCACACgagaatggtttctcccctgtgtgaatgcgaTGGTGGATGCGGAGATTCCATGACTTTGAGAATGATTTGCCACATTCTTTGCACATGAAAAACTTTTCACCTGCGTATATGAGTTGGTCATTCGCGAGCACTGACGACTGTACGCAGGTTTGGTCACACACCTCACTCTTGAATGGTTTATCATCCATCTAATTCTGCAGTTAGGCCTTGGGTGATGGTCAGAATCTATCTGTGGTGTCTATCCTCTCTGTATTCTCTTTGGTGGTACAGTACCAATCCTtctgtaaaacaaaaacaaaacatgatttCCTTTAACTCTGACTCCTCAgttaagaatgaaatgaaaaaatgaaatgaaaatcacttattgtcacaagtaggcttcaaatgaagtaactgtgaaaagccctgagtcgccacattctgccgtctGTTCAGGGAgaatggtacaggaattgaaccgtgctgctggcctgccttggtctgctttcaaagccagtgatttagccctgtgctaaaccagcctctcctgTTCTACAGTGAATACCAGTCTGCTTTGCCCTGTGTGGGGAATCACTTACAAGTCCTTTCTTTTCGCTCACTTGATTGTCACACACTGTCTGTTTCTAGCAACAGACAATGTGGCTACTTTATTTCCTCCACCCAGACCCCCATTTTCCCAGGCACCAAGAGGGCAATGGAAACAAGACAGGCATGTAAAATGGGCTTTCAATTCACTGTGAACTTGCGATGCGCTGGTGAAAACCAATTTTACCCTTAAGAATATGTGTTTAATATAAATAAAACACTCAGGAGAAATGTTAATTCAATGAAGATTTTGAAACTTTTCCCTTGATTTTCCCAATTATTTAAAGAAAATATACTGGGCAGGAAGTGCAAAAAGCGAAGGAAAATATTGCTCCAGTGCAGCTGATTGAAGGGTTCTGGTTTATCCTGGGAAATTAGATACACTGCACTCACGCAGACTGCACATCCCCAATTCAGCTCTCAGACACAGCACTGGGCTAAACAATCAAATCCAAGCCCAGCCTTTTGGGAAAGGCCGAGGCCTTCAGGTAAAATCTTGACAGAAGACATTTAACTAAATGTGTCTCTGCCCCTCCCAGGGGCCAAGGCCTTCAGGTAAAATCTTTAAAGACATAAAAATACGTTTcatccctctgcccctcccagatatgatgtggagatgccggcgttggactggggtgagcacagtaagaagtctgacaacaccaggttatagtccaacaggtttgtttcaaacact contains:
- the LOC119976700 gene encoding zinc finger protein 2-like, with amino-acid sequence MCDTSFLLSSTLREHQRIHTGEKPFTCKVREKSFLWLMNLRSHQSIHTGEQTTKYEVCDKSFTQLRILQRHQAIHTGEKYFKCEVCSKTFVRSFSLLIHQRIHTGEKPFKCEVCNKAYTASWSLLKHQRNHTGEQPFRCDVCEMAFPQSSDLLRHQRIHTGVKPFKCEMCDQSFTRPSTLVQHQRIHTREKPFTCEVCKKSFTQSSTLVQHRRIHTGEKPFKCVVCDKAFTKCPGSSDSPHRGETIHVQGSI